The following coding sequences lie in one Alloacidobacterium dinghuense genomic window:
- the lspA gene encoding signal peptidase II, whose amino-acid sequence MKQDRRSWLLAISALIIVLDRWSKIWVAHHIADGDAITVIPRYFYISHVLNPGAAFSLFSDSATPGRTRWLLTSFSILAAVIVLGLIFKIGRRFSATTIALALILGGAIGNVWDRIHYGVVTDFLEVFLRWGQWSYHWPDFNIADSAIVCGGILIMLDALLPKKSTS is encoded by the coding sequence TTGAAACAAGACCGCCGCAGCTGGCTACTCGCCATCTCCGCACTCATCATCGTGCTCGACCGCTGGAGCAAGATCTGGGTCGCGCACCATATCGCTGACGGTGACGCGATCACCGTCATCCCGCGCTACTTCTACATCTCGCACGTCCTCAATCCCGGAGCAGCCTTCAGCCTCTTCTCCGACTCGGCAACTCCCGGACGCACACGCTGGCTCCTCACCTCCTTTTCCATCCTCGCTGCGGTCATCGTCCTCGGCCTGATCTTCAAAATCGGACGCCGATTCAGCGCCACCACCATCGCCCTTGCCCTCATCCTCGGCGGCGCAATCGGCAATGTATGGGACCGCATCCACTACGGCGTCGTCACCGATTTCCTCGAAGTCTTCCTCCGCTGGGGCCAATGGAGCTACCACTGGCCCGACTTCAACATCGCCGACTCCGCCATCGTCTGCGGCGGCATCCTCATCATGCTCGACGCCCTGCTCCCGAAAAAATCTACTTCATAA
- the ileS gene encoding isoleucine--tRNA ligase — MSAPSNPGKSTAAPKATAPGAPEMPELKKTLTLPQTDFPMKANLPQNEPVRLKKWADEKLYEQIRESRKGSPRYLLHDGPPYANGPIHLGHALNKCLKDFVVKTRTMAGFDAPYVPGFDCHGLPIEIKVDEQFGRKKLEMSSVDFLTACRAYAQKYIDLQTSQFIRLGVFGRWERPYSTMSREYEAKTLEIFYRFFEQDFVYKGLKPVYWCIHDRTALADAEIEYEMHTSPSIYVKYEMVKDPYNADLTRYGWLANYRVFTIIWTTTPWTLPASLAVAFHPELDYVALKQDSNVYIVADALAASVREACKLQDAKEIARFKGSTLEGATFQHPFLDRSILGVLADYVTTDQGTGAVHTAPAHGADDFYTGAKYGLDQTCNVDNAGRLRNGLPEYEGLTVFKANEPIINLLQTRGALMGHDAIYHSYPHCWRCHNPVIFRATEQWFIEIDKKVGNTTFRQLALDEIRNSIKWDPAWGEERIANMIETRPDWCISRQRIWGVPIAVFLCNQCHTPLKDKAIYQSIVSLFEKEGIAAWHTHEAEQLLPSATKCAKCSNTDFRKEMDILDVWFDSGVSWHAVMEAEPDIAPPADLYFEGGDQYRGWFHTSLLTSVGVGTDHKAPYTMVGTPGWTLDEQGRAMSKSLGNGVDPVDIADRMGAEIVRLWVASVDFREDVAASENLMLRVADNYKKLRNTFRFLLGNLHGFNPAEHALPYEDLLPLDQYMLARTRELIEKISGTDGGTDGKGGSNNGGWYGAFEFHRVYHAINEFCIVDLSALYLDLLKDRMYTFAPTSIARRSAQTVIYKITEALVRLVAPILSFTADEVWSYLPANANRAASVHLTHFPTPDEVAPATPAILADWQKLLQVRDEALKALEADRKAGRIGKALEAKVEIHPTADLEPTLHQFKSSLKELFNVSQVEVKENTANGTIQAITLPADGTKCERCWNYYADNCPDHVQPFGPWPKVCGRCAVALEQMGYDR; from the coding sequence ATGTCCGCTCCATCCAATCCGGGCAAGTCCACTGCTGCGCCAAAAGCAACCGCGCCCGGAGCGCCGGAAATGCCGGAATTGAAGAAAACCCTCACCCTGCCGCAAACCGATTTCCCCATGAAGGCCAATCTGCCTCAAAACGAGCCAGTCCGCCTTAAAAAGTGGGCAGATGAGAAGCTCTACGAGCAGATCCGCGAGTCCCGCAAAGGCTCACCCCGTTATCTCCTGCACGACGGACCTCCCTACGCCAACGGCCCCATCCATCTCGGCCACGCGCTCAACAAGTGCCTCAAGGATTTCGTTGTCAAGACCAGGACCATGGCCGGCTTTGACGCCCCCTATGTCCCCGGCTTCGACTGCCACGGCCTTCCCATCGAAATCAAAGTTGACGAGCAGTTCGGCCGCAAGAAGCTCGAAATGTCCTCAGTCGACTTTCTCACCGCCTGCCGCGCCTACGCGCAGAAATACATCGACCTGCAGACCAGCCAGTTCATCCGCCTCGGCGTCTTCGGCCGCTGGGAGCGCCCGTACTCGACCATGTCAAGAGAGTACGAGGCCAAAACTCTGGAAATCTTCTACCGTTTCTTCGAGCAGGATTTCGTCTACAAGGGCCTCAAGCCAGTCTACTGGTGCATCCACGACCGTACCGCTCTCGCCGATGCCGAGATCGAGTACGAGATGCACACCAGCCCCAGCATCTACGTAAAATATGAGATGGTGAAAGATCCATATAATGCTGACCTAACGCGCTATGGTTGGTTGGCAAACTATCGGGTCTTTACCATTATTTGGACTACGACCCCCTGGACACTACCGGCATCTTTAGCAGTCGCCTTTCACCCTGAACTCGACTACGTCGCACTTAAGCAAGACAGCAATGTCTACATCGTCGCCGACGCGCTGGCCGCGTCTGTGCGTGAAGCCTGTAAACTTCAAGACGCGAAGGAAATTGCCCGCTTTAAGGGCTCAACGCTCGAGGGCGCCACCTTCCAGCACCCCTTCCTCGACCGCAGCATTCTCGGCGTGCTCGCCGACTACGTCACCACCGACCAGGGAACCGGAGCCGTCCACACCGCCCCTGCGCATGGCGCAGACGACTTCTACACCGGAGCAAAATACGGCCTCGACCAAACCTGCAATGTCGACAACGCAGGCCGCCTGCGCAACGGACTGCCCGAGTACGAAGGCCTCACCGTTTTCAAGGCAAACGAGCCGATCATTAATCTGCTACAAACACGCGGCGCGTTGATGGGCCACGATGCTATCTACCACAGCTACCCGCACTGCTGGCGCTGCCACAACCCCGTCATCTTCCGCGCCACCGAACAGTGGTTCATCGAAATCGACAAGAAAGTCGGCAACACCACTTTCCGCCAGCTCGCGCTCGACGAAATCCGCAACTCCATCAAATGGGACCCCGCATGGGGCGAAGAGCGCATCGCCAACATGATCGAAACCCGCCCCGACTGGTGCATCTCGCGCCAGCGCATCTGGGGAGTGCCCATCGCCGTCTTCCTCTGCAACCAATGCCACACGCCGCTCAAAGACAAGGCAATTTACCAGAGCATCGTGTCTCTATTCGAAAAAGAAGGCATCGCCGCCTGGCACACACACGAAGCCGAACAGCTTTTGCCCTCCGCAACAAAGTGCGCAAAGTGCAGTAACACCGACTTCCGCAAAGAGATGGACATCTTAGACGTCTGGTTCGACTCCGGCGTCTCCTGGCACGCCGTCATGGAAGCCGAGCCCGACATCGCTCCGCCAGCCGACCTCTACTTTGAAGGGGGCGACCAGTACCGCGGCTGGTTCCACACTTCTCTGCTCACCTCAGTCGGCGTAGGCACAGACCACAAAGCTCCCTACACTATGGTCGGCACACCCGGCTGGACGCTCGACGAGCAAGGCCGCGCCATGTCGAAGTCCCTTGGCAACGGCGTCGATCCCGTCGACATCGCTGACCGCATGGGCGCAGAAATCGTCCGCCTCTGGGTAGCGTCGGTCGACTTCCGCGAAGACGTGGCCGCCAGCGAAAACCTCATGCTGCGGGTCGCCGACAACTACAAGAAGCTGCGCAACACCTTCCGCTTCCTCTTGGGCAACCTGCACGGCTTCAACCCCGCCGAGCACGCACTGCCCTACGAAGACCTGCTCCCGCTCGACCAATACATGCTCGCGCGCACTCGCGAACTGATCGAAAAAATCAGTGGTACGGATGGGGGCACAGATGGCAAAGGCGGCTCCAATAACGGAGGTTGGTACGGAGCCTTCGAGTTCCACCGCGTCTATCACGCAATCAACGAATTCTGCATTGTCGATCTGAGTGCCCTCTACCTCGACTTGCTCAAAGACCGCATGTACACCTTCGCGCCAACGAGCATTGCTCGCCGCTCCGCGCAAACCGTCATCTACAAAATCACCGAAGCCTTAGTCCGACTCGTCGCTCCAATTCTCAGCTTCACCGCCGACGAAGTATGGAGCTACCTGCCGGCAAACGCTAATCGAGCCGCGAGCGTCCACCTCACACACTTCCCCACGCCAGACGAAGTAGCTCCGGCAACTCCTGCAATCCTGGCTGACTGGCAAAAGCTCCTACAAGTCCGTGACGAAGCTCTCAAGGCGCTCGAAGCTGACCGCAAAGCCGGAAGGATCGGCAAAGCCCTGGAGGCAAAAGTAGAAATTCACCCTACCGCCGATCTCGAGCCAACGCTGCATCAATTTAAGTCGAGCTTGAAGGAACTCTTCAACGTCTCGCAGGTAGAGGTGAAAGAAAACACCGCCAACGGAACCATTCAGGCAATCACACTTCCAGCCGACGGCACAAAGTGCGAGCGCTGCTGGAACTACTACGCCGACAATTGCCCAGACCACGTCCAGCCCTTTGGCCCCTGGCCCAAAGTCTGCGGACGCTGCGCCGTCGCTTTAGAACAAATGGGCTACGACCGCTAA
- a CDS encoding energy transducer TonB: protein MGNELLTPPELEPGQSRPQEKEPDILLEVDGSMWKSLLANLRDAFSSSKQPPLQLTSKPDENNEYVESLKQQSLWQSLQANIRDVFFPTKQPPLQLTSTPDSNNDLVETLKEESIWASLWANIQDVFFPKKLPPLELTSKPIETDVLLKSERSAKSSAYSIGAHVLVIGLIILVIIEARIHSRALLKKVQVTPVDVSAFVPIAPASKDVMGGGGGGGAHELVDASKGKLPKFDKQQITPPQKLLLDKPKLPVPATVVMPDIKMPDANMPNLGIPQSNQVALASQGQGSGSGFGTGSGGGLGSGSGGGIGPGSGGGTGGGVYHPGGGVSAPQVIYAPDPEFSDEARRAKYQGICVVSVIVDAQGNPQHVHVIRPLGMGLDEKAVEAVRQYKFRPAQYQGHPVPVEVNIEVNFRIY, encoded by the coding sequence ATGGGCAATGAGCTTTTGACACCTCCGGAACTGGAACCAGGACAATCCCGGCCACAGGAAAAGGAGCCCGACATTCTTCTCGAAGTCGACGGCTCCATGTGGAAGTCGCTGCTGGCAAACCTGCGCGACGCGTTTTCCTCTTCGAAGCAACCCCCGCTTCAGCTGACATCTAAGCCAGACGAAAACAACGAGTACGTTGAAAGCCTGAAACAACAGTCGCTCTGGCAGTCCCTGCAGGCGAACATTCGCGACGTCTTCTTTCCGACGAAGCAGCCTCCGCTTCAGCTGACGTCTACGCCCGACTCGAACAACGACCTTGTTGAGACGCTGAAAGAAGAGTCGATCTGGGCATCTCTATGGGCGAATATCCAGGATGTCTTCTTTCCGAAGAAGCTGCCTCCGCTGGAGCTGACTTCAAAACCGATTGAAACCGACGTTCTGTTGAAGTCGGAGCGGAGCGCGAAGTCGAGCGCGTACTCGATCGGCGCGCACGTCCTTGTCATCGGACTGATCATTCTTGTCATCATCGAAGCGCGGATTCACAGCCGCGCGCTTTTGAAGAAGGTTCAGGTGACTCCGGTTGATGTGTCGGCGTTTGTTCCTATCGCGCCTGCCTCTAAGGATGTGATGGGCGGTGGTGGCGGTGGCGGCGCTCACGAACTTGTCGACGCCTCGAAGGGCAAGCTTCCGAAATTCGATAAGCAGCAGATCACGCCTCCGCAGAAATTGTTGCTTGACAAGCCGAAACTTCCCGTTCCGGCGACAGTAGTGATGCCGGATATCAAGATGCCGGATGCAAATATGCCGAACTTGGGTATTCCGCAATCGAACCAGGTGGCGCTGGCTTCACAGGGACAGGGATCGGGTTCGGGATTTGGCACAGGCTCGGGCGGTGGACTTGGCTCTGGTTCGGGTGGCGGCATCGGGCCGGGGTCTGGTGGTGGAACTGGCGGCGGCGTGTATCATCCCGGCGGCGGTGTTTCCGCTCCGCAGGTGATTTATGCGCCTGATCCGGAATTCTCAGATGAAGCGCGGCGTGCGAAGTATCAGGGCATCTGCGTTGTGTCGGTAATTGTGGACGCGCAGGGAAATCCGCAGCATGTGCATGTCATTCGTCCGCTGGGAATGGGATTGGATGAAAAGGCTGTGGAGGCCGTGCGGCAGTACAAATTCCGTCCTGCGCAGTATCAGGGGCATCCGGTTCCGGTGGAAGTGAATATCGAGGTTAACTTCCGGATTTATTAA